In a single window of the Caulobacter soli genome:
- the lpxK gene encoding tetraacyldisaccharide 4'-kinase has translation MKLATPRWWYRRDGAPSPITRLLLTPLSWIWAAQTARRIARTQPRGADCAVICVGNFTVGGVGKTPIVRELLLTLTQRGRRAHGLSRGYGGKLKGPVRVDLARHTARDVGDEPLMLAQDFPMWVSRDRVLGARKAAANGAEVVVMDDGHQNPDLRKTLSLVVVDGETRDDEWPFGDGKVFPAGPMREPLAVSLARTDAVIVLLPDDLPAADPALLALFGDTPVLIARLEPAVPPPKGRQVGFAGIGKPWKVERALKAAGCHLVDFAPYPDHGDYDEATLQFLADRAATYSAGLVTTEKDWVRLPQAWRDKVTAWPVRARFEEEHVLAAVLESVGL, from the coding sequence ATGAAGCTGGCCACCCCGCGCTGGTGGTATCGCCGCGACGGCGCCCCCAGCCCCATCACGCGTCTGCTGTTGACGCCGCTGTCGTGGATCTGGGCCGCCCAGACCGCCCGGCGCATCGCCCGCACCCAGCCGCGCGGCGCCGACTGCGCGGTGATCTGCGTCGGCAATTTCACGGTCGGCGGGGTGGGCAAGACGCCGATCGTCCGCGAACTGCTGCTGACCCTGACCCAGCGGGGCCGCCGCGCCCACGGCCTGTCGCGCGGCTATGGCGGCAAGCTGAAGGGGCCGGTGCGGGTCGACCTGGCGCGCCACACCGCCCGCGACGTCGGCGACGAGCCGCTGATGCTGGCCCAGGACTTTCCGATGTGGGTGTCGCGCGACCGGGTGCTGGGCGCGCGCAAGGCCGCCGCCAACGGGGCCGAGGTGGTGGTCATGGACGACGGCCACCAGAACCCCGACCTGCGCAAGACCCTGTCGCTGGTGGTGGTCGACGGCGAGACCCGCGACGACGAGTGGCCGTTCGGCGACGGCAAGGTGTTCCCCGCCGGCCCGATGCGCGAGCCGCTGGCCGTCAGCCTGGCCCGCACCGACGCGGTGATCGTGCTGCTGCCCGACGACCTGCCGGCCGCCGATCCGGCGCTGCTGGCGCTGTTCGGAGACACCCCGGTGCTGATCGCCCGGCTGGAGCCCGCCGTCCCGCCGCCCAAGGGCCGCCAGGTCGGCTTCGCCGGCATCGGCAAGCCCTGGAAGGTCGAACGCGCCCTCAAGGCCGCCGGCTGCCACTTGGTCGACTTCGCGCCCTATCCCGATCATGGCGACTATGACGAGGCGACGCTGCAGTTTTTGGCCGACCGCGCCGCGACCTACAGCGCCGGCCTGGTGACGACCGAGAAGGACTGGGTGCGACTGCCCCAGGCCTGGCGGGACAAGGTCACGGCCTGGCCGGTG